In Jaculus jaculus isolate mJacJac1 chromosome 2, mJacJac1.mat.Y.cur, whole genome shotgun sequence, the genomic window aggcgtggtggcgcacgcctttaatcccagcacttgggaggcagaggtaggaatatcactgtgagtttgaggccaccctaatactacatagtggattccagatcagcctggggcttgagtgaggccctacctggaaaaacaaaataacaaaaaacaaaataaaaaaaaaattcaagtgtaTAGCAACTAAGGAATACATCTGGTCAACCTTGGGCCTCCACACCCATTTGTGTAGACACTCATGTccacatgtatgaacatgcatgcacccaACATAGAAATACATGTGCAGGGGACTGGGGGGGAAAGCTGGGTTTGGTGacatatacctgtaatctcagcacttgggagatagagggaggggaATCAGGAATTCCAagttcatccttagctacataatcaagtttgaggttagcctggactgTGTGAAACCTGTCTAAGGGGCTAGGATGTAGCTCAGGTgatagactgcttgcctagcatgcaggaagccctggggttccatccccagcattacctaaagccaggtgtggtgccacacatgaaaccctgtcgcaaaaaataaataaaaagggggctggagagatggcttagcagttaaggtgtttgcctacaaagtcaaaggatctcggttccactctccagacccacgtaagccagatgtacaagggggtgcatgcgtctgcagtggctggaggccgtggtgtgctcattctctctctttttctctctcaaatgcataaatagggctggagagatggcttagcggttaagcgcttgcctgtgaagcctaaggaccccggttcgaggcttggttccccaggtcccacgttagccagatgcacaagggggcgcacgcatctggagttcgtttgcagaggctgaacgccctggcgcgcccattctctctctctccctctgtctttctctctgtgtctgtcactctcaaataaataaataaataatttaaaaaaaatacataaataaataaaatatttttttaattaaaaaagtaaaaaaagatggAATTGACAAAGTGACAATAAAGTCTAGATTTGGGATGTCGAGCTGCCTGGTGGTAGTGGAGAAATTGGGGTACAGGACAAGGTGGATGGGGAGGAACAAGATCAGACTCACGGTGAGATGTGGACAGGGGCTGTACCAgggctctccagcccactgagccAGAGAAGGTGCTATTGTCAGTTAAGTGTCAAATGACCCATTGCCCTTGACGtctaggaaagaaaaagaagaaaactcgaGGTGATCACTTCAAACTTCGCTTCCGAAAAAACTTtcaggccttgctggaggagcagGTGAGAGAGGAGGTGGCCCGAACTTCCCTGACGGACGTTATCTCCGTGGGTGGGGAGAGATGCCATGCACTTATCCTCTGTGTCCCTGCAGAACCTGAGTGTGGCCGAGGGCCCCAACTACCTGACGGCCTGTGCAGGCCCCCCATCCCGGCCCCAGCGCCCCTTCTGTGCTGTATGTGGCTTCCCGTCCCCGTACACCTGCGTTAGCTGTGGTGCCCGGTACTGTACTGTACGCTGCCTTGGCACCCACCAGGAGACCAGGTGAGCTGAGCGGCTGTCACCTGCCCACAGCCTCATCTCTTGGGACCTCTTTCCCCACTCCTCCAGTGGCCTTCCCCTCTGCATTAGTTATTTTCTCAAATGCCTGACCAGCGATAGCTTATAAATGGAATGATCTATTTTGGCCTACAGTTCAAGGTTACAGTTTATCACGGTGAGAAGGGCAAGGCAGAGGCAGCTGGTCATGGTACcggcaatcaggaagcagagagcatcaTGTCCGCTGTTGAGCTCactccgcttttttttttttttaaatatttttttgttcattttttatttatttatttgagagcgacagacacagagagaaagacagatagagggagagagagagaatgggtgcgccagggcttccagcctctgcaaacgaactccagacacgtgcgcccccttgtgcatctggctaacgtgggacctggggaaccgagcctcgaactggggaccctaggcttcacaggcaagcgcttaaccgctaagccatctctccagccctcactccgctttttatttttatttgctttttaatattttatttatctattggaaAGGGgagggcagatatatagagagaatgggtgcgccagggcctctagccactgcaaacaaactccagatacatgcaccaccacgcccggctcagttttttaaaaaatatttattgggctggagagatggcttagcggttaagcgcttgcctgtgaagcctaaggaccccggttcgaggctctgttccccaggtcccacgttagccagatgcacaagggggcgcacgtgtctggaattcgtttgcagaggctggaagccctggcgcacccattctctctctgtctctctctgtctttctctctgtgtctgtcgctctcaaataaataaataaataaataaaaattaaaaaaaatttatttacttatttatttaacagggaaagagggagagagaatgggtgcgccagggtctccagccactgcaaatgaactccagaccctcttgtgcatctggcttacatgggtcctggggaattgaacctgggtccttaggctttgcaggcaagcgccttaatggataatccatctgtccatccctcaCTCTCCtttgtatttagccagacatcccAGCCCTAGGAATGGTACCATCTACAGTTGAGTGGGCactcccatctcaattaacctaatctagaaaaatccTTAGCAGGCATGCCAAGCAGTTTGTTTCTATGGTGAatctaaatcttgtcaagttgataaCCAGAGATTAACTGCCACACCCTCTTTCTGCAGGTGTCTGAAGTGGACTGTGTGACCCTGTTCTCCTAGAAAAGGAAGGACCCCATCCATCAGCAAAGGACTGAGGGAGGAGCTGTTTGCTGTGGAGTAATGCTGTGTCGGGCCCGGGTGAAGGCCAGTGGGAACCAGGGACTGGCAGAGTGGTCTCTCCTCTGAGTGTTGTGATAATAAAAGGCCCAGTACAGAGACCTGCCTGCTTGGTTGGGGGTCAGGTTCCAGGATCACTTGCTGCTCCGTCTCTCCCAACCTTCCATTGTTTGTCAGCAGCAAGTCCTTTTAACcagagagccatctccccagccctgtttttttgaagtagggttctcgctctagtccaagctgacctggaatttactacatagtctcggtatcctcgaactcacagtgatccttctttctctgcctcccgagtgctgggattaaaggcatgtgccaccatgcccggttcacttttaaaaaattatttttatttatttgtttatttgatagagaaagagggtgagagagagagggaatgggtctctagccactgcaaatgaactagctaacttgggtcttggggaattgaacctgggtccttcgactttgtaggcaacaccttaaccgctaagccatccctccagcccccggcTCACTTTCTTTTATTGCTTGCTTGCtcgtttgtttttgaggtagggtctcctcctagcccaggctgacctggcactcactctgtagtctcaggctgcccttaaattcacagtgatcctcctacctctgcctcccagtgctgggattaaaggtgtacaccccatgcctggcttgcttcagacttgtttttatttatttaatttgttattttattttatttttttgagatagtatctaTTCTGGCCCAGAATGGTCTGGgctgctctgtagtcccaggctggcctcaaactcacagccatcctcctaacaTTGCCACTCAGCCTCTCccagtgcttttctttttcttttcttttctttttttttttaagtagggactctctgtagctcaggctcaccttgaactcacagcagtcttcctatcccagcctcccaagtgcagaaatcagaggcgtgtgccaccacacccagttttatttttacttattttatttggttttcaaggtaagttctcactgtagcctaggctgccctggaattcactatgtagtttcaggctagcctcccaggtgctggaattaaaggcatgtgccatcatgcctgacttacTTTTCATTTTAAGACAGTatttcactaagttgcccagacgGGTCTTGAATTcaaagtcctcctgcctcaggctccagaATAGCTAGGGTTACAGGCCAGCAAGCCTGGTCCCCAAGCATTTTGAAATTTCAGCTAGATTCAAGGGCTGGGTGACTAGGAAGTGGGGTGAAGCTTGGGAATGGGTGAAAAATGATCCTGTGGAAGGAGCCAGTCTGATAACCCAAATGGGAACTGTCAGGTAGGCCCTTGTTGCTGTTGCTATGAGTGCGTGGGAGCACTGGGTGTCCTTAGGAAATCCCTATTTATTTTATCGTGGTGgttcattgttattattacttaaggaagggtcttgcccaggctgacctggaattcactgtgtagtctctggctgaccttgaactcagcaatcctacttctgcctcccaagggctgggattaaaggtgtctgccaccatgctcggcttggaAACCCCTAgttgtgtgtgtggccatgcatgtggaggtcagaagacaaccttgaagTGTTAGTCCTTACCTTCCAACCTCAtctga contains:
- the Znhit1 gene encoding zinc finger HIT domain-containing protein 1 isoform X2 — protein: MQTARQVRSQDPGQRRVLDRAARQRRINRQLEALENDNFQDDPHAGLPQLGKRLPQFDDDADTGKKKKKTRGDHFKLRFRKNFQALLEEQNLSVAEGPNYLTACAGPPSRPQRPFCAVCGFPSPYTCVSCGARYCTVRCLGTHQETRCLKWTV
- the Znhit1 gene encoding zinc finger HIT domain-containing protein 1 isoform X1, which codes for MVEKKTSVRSQDPGQRRVLDRAARQRRINRQLEALENDNFQDDPHAGLPQLGKRLPQFDDDADTGKKKKKTRGDHFKLRFRKNFQALLEEQNLSVAEGPNYLTACAGPPSRPQRPFCAVCGFPSPYTCVSCGARYCTVRCLGTHQETRCLKWTV